One genomic segment of Paraburkholderia hospita includes these proteins:
- a CDS encoding LysR family transcriptional regulator, which produces MTTDSASDFEFFILIARLKSLSGAARALDLTPPAATKRLGLIEQRLGARLVNRTTRSVSLTPEGETYLRYATQIVGQVRQMEDEISGSRSDPHGLLRINATLGFGRTTIAPLVSDFAKRFPNVEIQFEVTDRPIDLVEEAFDMAIRFGELPDSRLSARRIMSNRRFLCASPKYLERFGTPERVEDLVRHRCIIHRQNDDAYGVWRYMQGDHTEALKVKGALSSNDGDIVLRWALDGHGILIRSEWDLAKYVQSGRLKLVLPDTVLPSADLFVYYPSQRNQTARARAFIDFLIDHFQAPFIPVETGAAIYAQKKRGGRRA; this is translated from the coding sequence GTGACGACCGACTCTGCATCCGATTTCGAGTTTTTCATCCTCATCGCCAGGCTGAAAAGCCTGTCGGGAGCGGCGCGTGCGCTCGATCTCACCCCGCCGGCGGCGACCAAGCGGCTGGGGCTGATCGAGCAGAGACTGGGGGCGCGCCTGGTCAACAGGACGACACGGAGCGTCAGCCTCACGCCGGAAGGCGAGACCTATCTGCGCTATGCGACGCAGATCGTCGGGCAAGTCCGGCAGATGGAAGACGAGATATCCGGGTCCAGGTCCGATCCGCATGGGCTACTACGGATCAATGCGACGCTCGGCTTCGGGCGCACGACCATCGCGCCGCTCGTGTCTGACTTCGCGAAACGGTTTCCCAATGTCGAAATCCAGTTTGAGGTGACCGACCGGCCCATCGATCTGGTCGAGGAGGCATTCGACATGGCGATCCGTTTTGGCGAGCTTCCCGACAGCCGGCTTAGCGCACGGCGCATCATGAGCAATCGCCGGTTTCTCTGTGCCTCACCCAAATACCTCGAGCGTTTCGGGACACCGGAGCGCGTGGAGGACCTGGTTCGGCACCGTTGCATCATTCATCGCCAGAACGATGATGCGTATGGCGTCTGGCGGTACATGCAGGGCGATCACACGGAAGCGCTGAAAGTCAAAGGCGCGCTTTCAAGCAATGACGGCGATATCGTGCTGCGGTGGGCGCTCGACGGACATGGGATATTGATTCGTTCCGAATGGGATCTGGCGAAGTACGTTCAGAGCGGCAGGTTGAAACTGGTCCTGCCGGATACGGTACTACCGTCGGCCGATCTGTTTGTCTACTATCCCAGCCAGCGGAACCAGACGGCGCGCGCACGGGCATTTATCGATTTTCTGATCGATCATTTTCAGGCACCGTTTATTCCGGTCGAAACGGGGGCTGCGATTTATGCTCAGAAGAAGAGAGGGGGACGGAGGGCGTGA
- a CDS encoding mandelate racemase/muconate lactonizing enzyme family protein has protein sequence MRIVEIREKTVPISSPIRNAYIDFSKMTLSLVAVVTDVIRDGKPVVGYGFNSNGRYGQGKLMRERFIPRILEADPATLVNDAGDNLDPHKIWATMFTNEKPGGHGERSVAIGTIDMAIWDAVAKIEGKPLFQLLADRYGNGQPNRKIFVYAAGGYYYPGQDHEKLKDEMRSYIDRGYTVVKKKIGGASLDEDLRRIDSILSVLQDGQKLAVDANGRFDLDTAIQYAKALSQYDLFWYEEPGDPLDFELQATLRNYYDKPMATGEDLFSMQDARNLIRYGGMRPDRDWLQFDCALSYGLVEYLRTLDMLHQHGWSPSRCIPHGGHQMSLNIAAGLGLGGNESYPDLFQPYGGFPDGVKVDGGYITMPDLPGIGFEGKADLFAEMQKLSA, from the coding sequence ATGAGAATCGTTGAAATCCGCGAAAAGACCGTTCCGATCAGCTCGCCGATCCGGAATGCCTACATTGACTTCAGCAAGATGACGCTGAGTCTCGTCGCCGTGGTGACGGATGTCATCCGGGACGGAAAGCCGGTTGTGGGTTACGGCTTCAATTCGAATGGCCGCTACGGTCAGGGCAAGCTGATGCGCGAGCGGTTCATTCCGCGCATCCTCGAAGCCGATCCCGCCACGCTCGTCAACGATGCCGGCGACAACCTCGATCCGCACAAGATCTGGGCGACGATGTTCACCAACGAAAAGCCGGGCGGCCACGGCGAGCGCTCGGTCGCCATCGGCACGATCGACATGGCGATCTGGGATGCGGTGGCCAAGATCGAAGGCAAGCCGCTGTTCCAGTTGCTGGCGGACCGTTATGGCAATGGCCAGCCCAATCGCAAGATCTTCGTGTACGCCGCCGGCGGTTACTACTACCCGGGCCAGGACCACGAGAAGCTGAAAGACGAAATGCGCAGCTACATCGACCGGGGTTATACGGTCGTGAAGAAGAAGATCGGTGGCGCTTCGCTCGATGAAGATTTGCGCCGCATCGACTCGATCCTGAGCGTGCTGCAGGACGGCCAGAAACTCGCCGTCGATGCCAACGGCCGCTTCGATCTCGACACCGCTATCCAGTACGCGAAGGCGCTGTCGCAATACGACCTGTTCTGGTACGAAGAACCCGGCGATCCGCTCGACTTCGAATTGCAAGCCACGCTGCGCAACTACTACGACAAGCCGATGGCGACGGGCGAAGACCTGTTCTCGATGCAGGACGCCCGCAACCTGATCCGTTACGGCGGCATGCGGCCCGATCGTGACTGGCTGCAGTTCGACTGCGCGCTCAGCTATGGCCTCGTCGAATACCTGCGTACGCTCGACATGCTGCATCAGCACGGCTGGTCGCCGAGCCGCTGCATTCCGCACGGCGGGCATCAGATGTCGTTGAACATCGCGGCGGGCCTTGGTCTCGGTGGCAACGAATCCTATCCGGACCTGTTCCAGCCGTATGGCGGCTTCCCCGATGGCGTGAAGGTGGACGGCGGCTATATCACCATGCCGGATCTGCCCGGCATCGGCTTCGAAGGAAAAGCCGATCTCTTCGCCGAGATGCAAAAGCTCTCCGCATAA
- a CDS encoding tetratricopeptide repeat-containing protein: MPRAFVIRGFGKHRDSSGNEIDFDRVDADLITPAIERCNLVGGTTGQIVEAGNIRVDMFALIVEADVVICDVTVHNANVFYELGIRHAMRKKHTILIKGDPTQDKTPFDLLTDRYLKYPIENPGSALDNLVDAIHASVNGHRETDSPVFQMLPTLPETDTNEICVSPIEVGEEVGCAEAAADKGWLRLLADELEGERFEMSALERVARAQWALGDYDGARKNWETLKNARPDDVEPNLALANIYERISHKTSQARLLEASNQCIRSVLANTRTPLPERAEALALHGRNLKTLWRVEFRDAATREERRTRALDGKLRESFEAYRRAFYVDLNSFYPGIAALQMGTILRSFADDPAWSDLFEGNETEARRYKEDLDTQLPSLRHIVQVSAANAKERETGDDRMWAAITAADLLFLSRPDVLDAADVRRVTQAYRDAIPANKRFAWDATKGQLKLFADLGIKAELAAEVIDKLDSRFETETVKPVHLVVFSGHTVDTAQSPQPRFPADKEAQAKALIEAKINALQKPDEEMVILASAAPGADILAHEVCQHLGVRRVLCLPMPNDVVVGETFNGYDDAWRERFFAVVNASEGATLVLGNSAGLPRWLRRKNASVWERGNKWVMRLAQSWGAKRVTLLAMWDGTDTGESSAGTAYMVKLARDSGAFALESIDTKQLI; this comes from the coding sequence ATGCCGCGCGCGTTCGTTATCCGAGGATTCGGCAAGCACAGGGACTCGTCGGGCAATGAAATCGATTTCGACCGCGTCGACGCGGACCTTATTACCCCTGCGATAGAACGGTGCAATCTGGTGGGTGGTACGACCGGGCAGATCGTCGAGGCCGGCAATATCCGCGTCGACATGTTCGCCCTGATCGTGGAAGCCGATGTCGTAATCTGCGATGTGACCGTTCATAACGCAAACGTGTTCTATGAACTCGGTATCCGCCATGCGATGCGCAAGAAGCATACGATCCTCATCAAGGGCGACCCGACGCAGGACAAGACACCCTTCGATTTACTGACGGACCGGTATCTCAAGTACCCCATCGAGAACCCCGGTTCCGCACTCGACAACCTCGTCGACGCCATCCACGCAAGCGTGAACGGACATCGTGAAACCGACAGTCCCGTCTTCCAGATGCTGCCGACGCTTCCAGAGACGGATACGAACGAGATCTGCGTGTCGCCCATCGAAGTCGGCGAAGAGGTGGGGTGTGCGGAGGCCGCCGCCGACAAGGGGTGGTTGCGCCTGCTTGCCGACGAACTCGAAGGCGAACGCTTTGAGATGAGTGCACTTGAACGTGTCGCGCGGGCGCAATGGGCGCTCGGCGATTACGACGGCGCACGCAAGAACTGGGAGACGCTCAAAAACGCGCGTCCTGACGATGTCGAGCCGAATCTCGCGCTCGCAAACATTTACGAACGTATCTCTCACAAAACATCGCAAGCGAGACTGCTCGAAGCGTCCAATCAGTGCATCAGGAGCGTGCTCGCGAATACCCGCACGCCGCTCCCGGAGCGCGCTGAGGCGCTTGCGCTGCACGGGCGCAATCTGAAGACCCTGTGGCGTGTCGAATTCCGCGATGCTGCCACACGGGAAGAACGGCGCACGCGAGCACTGGACGGAAAGCTCCGTGAATCGTTCGAGGCCTACCGGCGAGCGTTCTACGTCGACCTCAACAGTTTCTATCCAGGCATCGCGGCGCTGCAGATGGGCACGATTCTGCGATCATTCGCCGATGATCCGGCGTGGTCGGACCTCTTCGAAGGGAATGAGACGGAAGCCCGGCGATACAAGGAGGATCTCGATACCCAGTTACCTTCGCTACGCCATATTGTGCAGGTTTCCGCTGCGAACGCGAAGGAGCGAGAGACCGGGGACGATCGCATGTGGGCCGCTATTACGGCTGCCGACCTGCTGTTCCTGTCCCGCCCCGACGTGCTCGACGCGGCAGACGTGCGGCGCGTCACCCAGGCCTATCGTGACGCGATTCCCGCCAACAAGCGCTTTGCATGGGACGCCACAAAGGGGCAGCTAAAACTCTTCGCCGATCTCGGCATCAAGGCCGAACTGGCCGCCGAAGTGATCGACAAACTCGACAGCCGTTTCGAGACCGAGACGGTCAAACCGGTTCATCTGGTTGTTTTCTCGGGCCACACGGTCGACACAGCGCAATCCCCACAGCCCCGGTTTCCTGCGGACAAGGAAGCGCAAGCCAAAGCCCTGATCGAAGCAAAGATCAACGCACTTCAAAAGCCGGACGAAGAAATGGTCATACTGGCATCGGCCGCGCCCGGCGCCGACATCCTCGCGCACGAAGTCTGCCAGCACCTCGGGGTCCGCAGGGTGCTCTGTCTGCCCATGCCGAATGACGTGGTCGTCGGCGAGACATTCAATGGATACGACGATGCGTGGCGGGAACGCTTCTTCGCCGTCGTCAACGCGAGCGAGGGTGCCACGCTCGTGCTCGGCAACAGCGCGGGACTGCCACGCTGGTTGCGAAGAAAGAATGCGAGCGTCTGGGAGCGGGGCAACAAATGGGTCATGAGGCTCGCCCAGTCGTGGGGCGCGAAACGCGTGACACTGCTCGCGATGTGGGATGGAACGGACACGGGCGAGTCGTCCGCCGGCACGGCGTACATGGTGAAACTGGCACGGGATTCGGGCGCATTCGCTTTGGAGTCCATCGACACGAAGCAGTTGATCTGA